One genomic segment of Actinoplanes ianthinogenes includes these proteins:
- a CDS encoding phage holin family protein, which produces MGIIIRLVITAVSLWIATLVIDGIHLSADTATGKAGTLLAVAAIFGLVNAILRPIIKTVGCGLYVFTLGLVALLVNGLLFLLTSWIAGKLDLGFHVDGFVAAVLGALLVGIVSWVLNMLVPDGDD; this is translated from the coding sequence ATGGGCATCATCATCCGGCTCGTGATCACAGCCGTCTCGCTGTGGATCGCGACCCTGGTCATCGACGGGATCCACCTCTCCGCGGACACCGCGACCGGTAAGGCCGGCACGCTGCTCGCGGTGGCGGCGATCTTCGGCCTGGTGAACGCGATCCTCCGGCCGATCATCAAGACCGTCGGCTGCGGGCTCTACGTCTTCACCCTCGGCCTGGTCGCGCTCCTGGTGAACGGCCTGCTGTTCCTGCTGACCAGCTGGATCGCGGGCAAGCTCGACCTCGGCTTCCACGTCGACGGCTTCGTGGCGGCGGTCCTCGGCGCGCTGCTGGTCGGCATCGTCAGCTGGGTACTGAACATGCTGGTCCCGGACGGCGACGACTGA
- a CDS encoding polyprenyl synthetase family protein: MSTGDLTPPELALSSLGLDVDPALDASVSATLVAVEEALRVHVASADPLVAEAARHLADAGGKRLRPMLVALAAQFGDPARPDLIDAANVVELTHLATLYHDDVMDEAPVRRSAPSANARWGNSVAILVGDYLFAQAAELAARLGTEAVHLQAQTFSRLVHGQIAETVGPRDRDPIEHYLQVIADKTGSLIATAARFGGLFSGASTEVTEALAGYGEKIGLVFQLSDDLLDIASESIQSGKTPGTDLREGVPTLPVLYALAGDDADPAAVRLRELLSAGPITDDALHTEALTLLRESAAMKQARETVRGYAEEARARLAPLPEGDAKRAMEALCDYIADRTN; encoded by the coding sequence GTGAGCACCGGTGATCTGACCCCGCCCGAATTGGCGTTGTCGTCGCTGGGCCTCGACGTCGATCCCGCATTGGACGCGTCGGTGTCAGCGACGCTCGTGGCCGTCGAGGAAGCGCTGCGCGTGCACGTCGCCAGCGCCGACCCGCTGGTGGCCGAGGCCGCGCGCCATCTCGCCGACGCCGGCGGCAAGCGGCTGCGGCCGATGCTGGTGGCGCTCGCCGCCCAGTTCGGCGACCCAGCCCGGCCGGACCTCATCGATGCGGCCAACGTGGTCGAGCTGACCCACCTCGCCACGCTCTACCACGACGACGTGATGGACGAGGCGCCGGTTCGCCGCAGCGCCCCGAGTGCCAACGCCCGCTGGGGCAACTCGGTGGCCATCCTGGTCGGTGACTACCTCTTCGCCCAGGCCGCGGAGCTGGCCGCCCGGCTCGGCACCGAGGCGGTGCACCTGCAGGCGCAGACCTTCTCGCGCCTGGTGCACGGGCAGATCGCCGAGACCGTCGGCCCGCGCGACCGCGACCCGATCGAGCACTACCTGCAAGTCATCGCGGACAAGACCGGTTCGCTGATCGCCACCGCGGCCCGCTTCGGCGGTCTGTTCTCCGGCGCCTCCACCGAGGTGACCGAGGCGCTGGCCGGTTACGGCGAAAAGATCGGCCTGGTCTTCCAGCTCTCCGACGACCTGCTCGACATCGCCTCCGAGTCGATCCAGTCCGGCAAGACGCCCGGCACCGACCTGCGTGAGGGCGTGCCGACGCTGCCGGTGCTCTACGCGCTGGCCGGCGACGACGCGGACCCGGCCGCGGTGCGGCTGCGCGAGCTGCTCTCCGCCGGGCCGATCACCGACGACGCGCTGCACACCGAGGCGCTCACGCTGCTGCGCGAGTCGGCCGCGATGAAGCAGGCGCGGGAGACCGTCCGGGGTTATGCGGAGGAGGCGCGGGCCCGGCTGGCGCCGCTGCCCGAGGGGGACGCGAAGCGCGCGATGGAAGCCCTCTGCGACTACATCGCCGACCGCACGAACTGA
- a CDS encoding IclR family transcriptional regulator, translating to MRDPLAEPSDLIRSVSRALRVLESVGRAPRGLTVKQIARRCELTVATTYHLVRTLAYEGYVIRREDGTYIVGLEIADRYRELVSAFRGPPAVGDALRRAAIDTGYSHYLGRFVGGRIAVTASAEGARSPFLDDIAPGFDEGGHATALGKALLATLTPDQRGRYLRDYGMRPFTPTTLTTPEALEADLAAGERRGMQIEMGQFRQGLASAAVVVVADRDMERRLVLACSMPAAEMLTSARVVRAKLTAAARNVAEALSGGESATA from the coding sequence GTGCGTGACCCCCTAGCGGAGCCGTCAGATCTCATCCGGAGCGTGTCGCGTGCCCTGCGCGTCCTGGAGTCGGTCGGCCGGGCTCCGCGCGGGCTCACGGTGAAACAGATCGCCCGGCGCTGTGAGCTGACCGTCGCGACGACCTATCACCTCGTGCGCACGCTGGCCTATGAGGGCTACGTGATCCGGCGCGAGGACGGCACCTACATCGTCGGTCTGGAGATCGCGGATCGGTATCGCGAGCTCGTCTCGGCCTTCCGCGGCCCGCCCGCGGTCGGCGACGCGCTCCGCCGTGCCGCGATCGACACCGGATACAGCCACTACCTGGGCCGGTTCGTCGGTGGACGGATCGCGGTCACCGCCTCCGCCGAGGGCGCCCGGTCGCCGTTCCTGGACGACATCGCACCCGGCTTCGACGAGGGTGGCCACGCCACCGCGCTCGGCAAGGCGCTGCTCGCCACGCTCACCCCCGATCAACGCGGGCGATATCTGCGGGACTACGGGATGCGTCCGTTCACCCCGACCACGCTGACCACCCCCGAGGCGCTGGAGGCCGACCTGGCGGCCGGCGAGCGTCGCGGCATGCAGATCGAAATGGGACAGTTCCGGCAGGGGCTGGCCTCGGCCGCGGTCGTGGTGGTCGCCGACCGGGACATGGAGCGGCGCCTCGTGCTCGCCTGCTCGATGCCGGCCGCCGAGATGCTCACCTCGGCCCGGGTGGTCCGCGCCAAACTGACCGCGGCCGCCCGCAATGTGGCCGAGGCGCTCAGCGGTGGCGAGTCCGCGACGGCTTGA
- the nuoN gene encoding NADH-quinone oxidoreductase subunit NuoN — protein MGDLQLPPIDYGALAPMLILFGVACVGVLLEVIIPRRHRNVVQLSLALLGVVAALTVLVINRNTRVVTIGGAIAFDGPTVFLQGAILVLGAVSLFLIGERQVEAGGAFVAQAAVVVGSDSDNRQTAGRPGLTEVYPLTTFALGGMLMFVAANDLLTMFVALEVFSLPLYLMCALARRRRLLSQEAALKYFLLGSYASAFFLFGVALLYGFSGGVQLSVVHDAVANPQKSQLLLYGGLGLVAIGLLFKSALAPFHVWTPDVYQGAPTPITAFMAACTKVAAFGALLRVLYVAFEGVRWDFQPVLGTVAVLTMFIGAILAVTQTDMKRLLAYSSIANAGYLMVGVLALNPDGLSSTMFYLVAYGFSVLAAFAIVSLVRDSDGEATHLSRWAGIGKKSPLLAGLFTLILLAFAGIPLTSGFTAKFAVFGAAIDGGQTWLVIFGVITSMLIAFPYLRVVVLMWLSEPGESTPAVSIPGFLTSAALGLGVIVTVALGVVPAPLIDLTREASQFVR, from the coding sequence ATGGGAGATCTGCAACTGCCCCCGATCGACTACGGCGCGCTGGCGCCCATGTTGATCCTCTTCGGGGTCGCCTGCGTCGGGGTCCTCCTCGAGGTGATCATCCCGCGCCGGCACCGCAACGTGGTCCAGCTGTCGCTCGCGCTGCTCGGCGTGGTGGCCGCGCTGACCGTCCTGGTGATCAACCGGAACACCCGGGTCGTCACCATCGGCGGCGCGATCGCGTTCGACGGCCCGACCGTCTTCCTCCAGGGCGCGATCCTGGTGCTCGGCGCGGTCTCGCTCTTCCTGATCGGGGAGCGGCAGGTGGAGGCGGGCGGCGCGTTCGTCGCCCAGGCGGCCGTGGTGGTCGGCTCGGACTCCGACAACCGGCAGACCGCCGGCCGGCCCGGTCTCACCGAGGTGTACCCGCTGACCACGTTCGCGCTCGGCGGCATGCTGATGTTCGTCGCCGCGAACGACCTGCTCACCATGTTCGTGGCGCTGGAGGTCTTCTCGCTGCCGCTCTACCTGATGTGCGCGCTGGCCCGCCGCCGGCGCCTGCTCAGCCAGGAGGCGGCGCTCAAGTACTTCCTGCTCGGCTCGTACGCCTCGGCGTTCTTCCTGTTCGGCGTCGCCCTGCTGTACGGCTTCTCGGGCGGTGTGCAGCTGAGCGTGGTGCACGACGCGGTCGCCAACCCGCAGAAGAGCCAGCTGCTGCTGTACGGCGGCCTCGGCCTGGTCGCGATCGGTCTGCTCTTCAAGAGCGCGCTGGCCCCGTTCCACGTCTGGACCCCGGACGTCTACCAGGGCGCGCCCACCCCGATCACCGCGTTCATGGCGGCCTGCACCAAGGTCGCCGCGTTCGGCGCCCTGCTCCGGGTGCTCTACGTGGCGTTCGAGGGGGTGCGCTGGGACTTCCAGCCGGTGCTCGGCACTGTCGCGGTGCTCACCATGTTCATCGGCGCGATCCTGGCGGTCACCCAGACCGACATGAAGCGACTGCTGGCCTACTCGTCGATCGCCAACGCCGGCTACCTGATGGTCGGTGTCCTGGCGCTCAACCCGGACGGCCTGAGCAGCACGATGTTCTACCTGGTCGCGTACGGCTTCTCGGTGCTCGCCGCGTTCGCCATCGTGAGCCTGGTCCGGGACTCGGACGGCGAGGCGACGCACCTGTCCCGCTGGGCCGGGATCGGCAAGAAGAGCCCACTGCTCGCCGGGCTCTTCACGCTCATCCTGCTCGCCTTCGCCGGCATCCCGCTGACCAGTGGCTTCACCGCCAAGTTCGCGGTCTTCGGCGCGGCCATCGACGGCGGGCAGACCTGGCTGGTCATCTTCGGCGTGATCACCAGCATGCTGATCGCGTTCCCGTACCTGCGGGTGGTCGTGCTGATGTGGCTCTCCGAGCCGGGCGAGAGCACCCCGGCGGTGTCCATCCCGGGCTTCCTCACCTCGGCCGCGCTGGGCCTCGGAGTGATCGTCACGGTGGCGCTCGGCGTGGTGCCGGCGCCGCTGATCGACCTGACCCGGGAGGCCTCCCAGTTCGTCCGGTGA
- a CDS encoding NADH-quinone oxidoreductase subunit M, whose amino-acid sequence MKDFPFLSVLTLLPLVGAIAVACIPRAKAELAKLVALIWSLVVLVLSIVMWVTYTVNSTDRFQFHESYSWIPSWNANFTFAADGIALVMLMLIAVLFPVVILASWHDVDQSRRSAPTYFALLLAFEFTMIGVFAAADVFLFYVFFEIMLIPMYFIIGSFGSGQKQYAAVKFFLYSLVGGLFMLAAVIGLWVVGGHTFDFAALVEAGKSIDQNTARWLFLGFFIAFAIKAPFFPFHTWLPDSGGAAPAGAAALLVGVMDKVGTFGIIRYCLPLFPEASRWFAPAALVLAVIGIIYAALLAVGQNDLKRLVSYTSIAHFGFIGIGIFAFTTQGGTGSVLYMVNHGLATGLLFIVVGMFVARRGSALVSDFGGAGKLVPVLAGVFFFAGLASLALPGTAPFVSEFLVLLGTFSTHQPYAVIATAGIILAAAYVLWMIQRTTQGTLNPALDEVPAMKQDLSLREKFVVAPLILLLLVLGFYPKPVTDVINPAVQATLQDVGTQDPAPTVADGKAGR is encoded by the coding sequence GTGAAAGACTTCCCGTTCCTTTCCGTTCTCACGCTGCTGCCCCTGGTCGGGGCGATCGCGGTGGCCTGCATCCCGCGGGCCAAGGCTGAACTGGCCAAGCTGGTCGCGCTGATCTGGTCGCTGGTCGTGCTGGTGCTCAGCATCGTCATGTGGGTCACCTACACGGTGAACAGCACCGACCGCTTCCAGTTCCACGAGTCGTATTCCTGGATCCCCTCCTGGAACGCGAACTTCACCTTCGCCGCCGACGGCATCGCCCTGGTCATGCTGATGCTGATCGCGGTGCTGTTCCCGGTGGTGATCCTGGCGTCCTGGCACGACGTGGACCAGAGCCGGCGATCCGCGCCGACCTACTTCGCCCTGCTGCTGGCCTTCGAGTTCACCATGATCGGGGTGTTCGCCGCGGCGGACGTCTTCCTGTTCTACGTGTTCTTCGAGATCATGCTGATCCCGATGTACTTCATCATCGGTTCCTTCGGCTCCGGCCAGAAGCAGTACGCCGCGGTGAAGTTCTTCCTCTACAGCCTGGTCGGCGGCCTCTTCATGCTGGCCGCGGTGATCGGGCTGTGGGTGGTCGGCGGGCACACCTTCGACTTCGCCGCCCTGGTCGAGGCCGGCAAGTCGATCGACCAGAACACCGCACGCTGGCTGTTCCTCGGTTTCTTCATCGCCTTCGCGATCAAGGCGCCGTTCTTCCCGTTCCACACCTGGCTGCCGGACTCCGGTGGCGCGGCTCCGGCCGGCGCGGCAGCGCTGCTGGTCGGTGTGATGGACAAGGTCGGTACGTTCGGCATCATCCGCTACTGCCTCCCGCTGTTCCCGGAGGCGTCGCGCTGGTTCGCCCCGGCGGCCCTGGTCCTCGCGGTCATCGGGATCATCTACGCGGCCCTGCTGGCGGTCGGGCAGAACGACCTGAAGCGCCTGGTGTCGTACACGTCGATCGCGCACTTCGGCTTCATCGGCATCGGCATCTTCGCCTTCACCACGCAGGGCGGGACCGGCTCGGTGCTGTACATGGTCAACCACGGCCTGGCCACCGGCCTGCTGTTCATCGTGGTCGGCATGTTCGTGGCCCGTCGCGGGTCGGCGCTGGTCAGCGACTTCGGCGGGGCCGGCAAGCTGGTCCCGGTGCTGGCCGGGGTGTTCTTCTTCGCCGGTCTGGCCTCGCTGGCGCTGCCCGGCACCGCACCGTTCGTCAGTGAGTTCCTGGTGCTGCTCGGCACGTTCAGCACGCACCAGCCGTACGCGGTGATCGCCACCGCCGGGATCATCCTGGCCGCCGCGTACGTGCTCTGGATGATCCAGCGGACCACGCAGGGCACGCTCAACCCGGCCCTGGACGAGGTGCCGGCCATGAAGCAGGACCTGAGCCTGCGGGAGAAGTTCGTGGTCGCCCCGCTGATCCTGCTCCTGCTGGTGCTCGGCTTCTACCCGAAACCGGTCACCGACGTGATCAACCCGGCGGTGCAGGCGACCCTGCAAGACGTCGGCACGCAAGACCCGGCCCCGACGGTCGCGGATGGAAAGGCTGGCCGATAG
- the nuoL gene encoding NADH-quinone oxidoreductase subunit L — protein MELEFAPATGVLSGIWLLVAIPLVSAAILLLLGKRADKWGHWLGVLAVASSFVLGLIFFIKLGALDAEHRSAELRLFDFIDVGTFKVDFGLLFDPLSGVFVLLITGVGSLIHLYAVGYMEHDAGRRRFFGYFNLFVAAMLLLVLGNNYVMLYFGWEGVGLASYLLISFWYTRPSAATAGKKAFLMNRVGDAGLAIAIFLMFATLGTTDYAGVFAGASSLSSTTALVMGILLLLGAAGKSGQFPLQAWLPDAMEGPTPVSALIHAATMVTAGVYLIARSNPIFSSDETLQLIVVSVGALTLLLGCVIGAAKDDIKRVLAWSTVSQIGYMFLGVGLGGAAYSLAIIHLLAHGFFKANMFLGAGSVMHGMHDQVDIRRFGGLSKYMRVTWLTFMMGWLAIIGIPPLSGFFTKEPIIGAAFDREGWTGWLFGGAAMLGAGLTAFYMTRLFVLTFHGPQRWTEENKHPHESPAIMTIPLIVLAFGSVVAGYLMSTTVVDWLNPVFGEQPEHHESLWVTVVSIVLTLAGAGLAWSLFRKGTALEPQPAGVVVTAARRNLYTDAFNEAVFERPGIYLTRALVFLDSKGIDGLVNGLAAAVGGGSGRLRRLQTGFVRSYALSMLTGAMLVVGAFLAIQLGWLA, from the coding sequence GTGGAACTGGAGTTTGCCCCCGCGACGGGAGTGCTCAGCGGCATCTGGCTGCTCGTGGCCATCCCGCTGGTCAGTGCCGCGATCCTGCTGCTGCTCGGCAAACGGGCGGACAAGTGGGGACACTGGCTCGGCGTGCTGGCGGTGGCCAGTTCGTTCGTCCTCGGGCTGATCTTCTTCATCAAGCTCGGCGCCCTCGACGCCGAGCACCGGTCGGCGGAGCTGCGCCTCTTCGACTTCATCGACGTCGGCACTTTCAAGGTCGACTTCGGACTGCTCTTCGACCCGCTCTCCGGGGTCTTCGTGCTGCTGATCACCGGGGTCGGGTCGCTGATCCACCTGTACGCGGTCGGCTACATGGAGCACGACGCGGGCCGCCGGCGGTTCTTCGGATACTTCAACCTGTTCGTCGCGGCGATGCTGCTGCTCGTTCTCGGCAACAACTACGTGATGCTGTACTTCGGCTGGGAGGGCGTCGGCCTGGCGTCGTACCTGCTGATCTCGTTCTGGTACACCCGGCCGTCGGCGGCCACCGCCGGCAAGAAGGCGTTCCTGATGAACCGGGTCGGCGACGCCGGCCTGGCGATCGCCATCTTCCTGATGTTCGCCACGCTGGGCACCACCGACTACGCGGGGGTCTTCGCCGGGGCGAGCTCGCTGAGCTCCACCACGGCGCTGGTCATGGGCATCCTGCTGCTGCTCGGCGCGGCCGGTAAGTCCGGTCAGTTCCCCCTCCAGGCCTGGTTGCCGGACGCCATGGAGGGCCCGACCCCGGTGTCGGCGCTCATCCACGCGGCCACCATGGTCACCGCGGGCGTCTACCTGATCGCCCGGTCCAACCCGATCTTCTCCTCCGACGAGACGCTCCAGCTGATCGTGGTCAGCGTCGGCGCGCTCACGCTGCTGCTCGGCTGCGTCATCGGCGCGGCCAAGGACGACATCAAGCGGGTCCTGGCCTGGTCGACGGTCAGCCAGATCGGCTACATGTTCCTCGGCGTCGGGCTCGGCGGCGCGGCGTACTCGCTGGCGATCATCCACCTGCTGGCGCACGGCTTCTTCAAGGCCAACATGTTCCTCGGCGCCGGGTCGGTCATGCACGGCATGCACGACCAGGTGGACATCCGGCGGTTCGGCGGCTTGAGCAAGTACATGCGGGTCACGTGGCTCACCTTCATGATGGGCTGGCTGGCGATCATCGGCATCCCGCCGCTCTCCGGCTTCTTCACCAAGGAGCCGATCATCGGGGCGGCGTTCGACCGGGAGGGCTGGACCGGCTGGCTGTTCGGCGGCGCGGCGATGCTCGGCGCGGGCCTGACCGCGTTCTACATGACCCGGCTCTTCGTGCTCACGTTCCACGGCCCGCAGCGCTGGACCGAGGAGAACAAGCACCCGCACGAGTCCCCGGCGATCATGACGATCCCGCTCATCGTGCTGGCGTTCGGCTCGGTGGTGGCCGGTTACCTGATGTCCACGACCGTGGTCGACTGGCTCAACCCGGTCTTCGGTGAGCAGCCGGAGCACCACGAGAGCCTGTGGGTCACCGTGGTCAGCATCGTCCTGACGCTGGCCGGCGCCGGTCTGGCCTGGTCGCTGTTCCGCAAGGGCACGGCGCTCGAGCCGCAGCCGGCCGGGGTGGTGGTCACCGCGGCCCGGCGCAACCTTTACACCGACGCGTTCAACGAGGCGGTGTTCGAGCGGCCCGGCATCTACCTCACCCGGGCGCTCGTCTTCCTGGACAGCAAGGGCATCGACGGCCTGGTCAACGGGCTGGCGGCGGCGGTCGGCGGCGGCTCCGGCCGGCTCCGGCGGTTGCAGACCGGCTTCGTCCGCTCCTACGCACTCTCCATGCTCACCGGCGCCATGCTCGTCGTGGGCGCCTTCCTTGCGATCCAGTTGGGGTGGCTCGCGTGA
- the rarD gene encoding EamA family transporter RarD has product MSDERRGYLYGIMAYAIWGFFPIYFKLLQPSPPLEILAHRVIWSAAFVALLLTAMRNWRFLGRVLRTPRLLGGISAAAVLIGVNWATYIYGVNSSRVVETALGYFITPLVVVLLGVTVLRERLRIWQWLAVGIGGLAVAVLAVDYGRLPYIALALAASFGSYSLIKKRMSLPPAEGMFVESAVLTLPAFGYLTWLNLTGGAKFGHVSAGHTALMLFAGVATAVPLLLFAGAANRVPLVGLGILQYLAPIIQLACGVLIYHEPMPAARLAGFGLVWLALIIFTADGIHGARSAARLRAATAAGHRTAAAQGVSGAGTSA; this is encoded by the coding sequence ATGAGCGACGAGCGGCGCGGCTATCTGTACGGCATCATGGCGTACGCGATCTGGGGTTTCTTCCCGATCTACTTCAAGCTGCTCCAGCCCTCGCCCCCGCTGGAGATCCTGGCGCACCGGGTCATCTGGTCCGCCGCCTTCGTCGCCCTGCTGCTCACCGCGATGCGCAACTGGCGCTTCCTGGGCCGCGTGCTGCGCACCCCACGCCTGCTCGGCGGCATCTCCGCCGCAGCCGTGCTGATCGGCGTGAACTGGGCGACCTACATCTACGGGGTGAACTCGTCCCGGGTCGTCGAGACCGCGCTCGGTTACTTCATCACCCCGCTGGTCGTGGTCCTGCTCGGCGTGACCGTGCTGCGCGAGCGACTGCGGATCTGGCAGTGGCTGGCGGTCGGCATCGGCGGGCTGGCGGTCGCCGTCCTCGCCGTCGACTACGGCCGCCTGCCGTACATCGCGCTGGCGCTGGCCGCCTCGTTCGGCTCGTACAGCCTGATCAAGAAGCGGATGTCACTGCCGCCGGCCGAGGGGATGTTCGTCGAGTCGGCGGTGCTGACGCTGCCCGCGTTCGGTTACCTGACCTGGCTGAACCTGACCGGTGGGGCGAAGTTCGGGCACGTCTCCGCCGGGCACACGGCGCTGATGCTGTTCGCCGGCGTGGCCACCGCCGTGCCGTTGCTGCTCTTCGCCGGCGCGGCGAACCGGGTGCCGCTGGTCGGCCTCGGCATCCTTCAGTACCTGGCGCCGATCATCCAGCTGGCCTGCGGCGTCCTGATCTACCACGAGCCGATGCCGGCGGCCCGGCTGGCCGGGTTCGGCCTGGTCTGGCTCGCCCTGATCATCTTCACCGCGGACGGCATCCACGGCGCCCGATCGGCCGCCCGCCTCCGCGCGGCCACCGCGGCCGGCCACCGGACCGCGGCCGCACAAGGGGTCAGCGGGGCCGGTACGTCAGCATGA
- a CDS encoding anti-sigma factor family protein, protein MTERRLEAEKMRCEDGHDDAAYVLGALSPAERAAYEHHLASCSFCREAVADLSRVPDMLDRLDADEFVRLLDPTLSAPAPVRSYQPARPAKTFSVRALSTVAALVLIVLLGGGAGWWLMNRPEPGSTATGPAVAMAAVDAQSPISANIRLAGTSGGTKVEMVCRYAESEKPYTFRLIAYGPDDENEQLGSWMAHPGAEFRMQASTHFPVESLDRLDLVRSDGKIMLTYRPR, encoded by the coding sequence ATGACGGAACGCCGGCTGGAGGCGGAAAAGATGCGCTGTGAGGACGGGCACGACGACGCCGCGTACGTCCTCGGTGCGCTGTCACCGGCGGAACGCGCGGCCTACGAACACCACCTGGCAAGCTGCTCCTTCTGCCGGGAAGCGGTCGCCGATCTGTCCCGGGTGCCGGACATGCTGGACCGGCTCGACGCCGACGAGTTCGTGCGGTTGCTCGACCCGACGCTGTCCGCGCCGGCACCGGTCCGCTCCTATCAGCCGGCCCGGCCCGCCAAGACCTTTTCGGTACGCGCGCTGAGCACCGTGGCGGCGCTGGTGCTGATCGTGCTGCTCGGTGGCGGCGCCGGCTGGTGGCTGATGAACCGTCCCGAGCCGGGAAGCACGGCGACCGGACCGGCCGTGGCGATGGCCGCGGTGGACGCGCAGTCGCCGATCTCCGCGAACATCCGGCTGGCCGGCACCTCGGGCGGGACCAAGGTAGAGATGGTCTGCCGGTATGCCGAGAGCGAGAAGCCGTACACGTTCCGGCTGATCGCGTACGGCCCCGACGACGAGAACGAGCAGCTGGGCTCGTGGATGGCGCATCCCGGCGCCGAGTTCCGGATGCAGGCGAGCACTCACTTCCCGGTGGAGAGCCTGGACCGGCTGGACCTGGTCCGCTCCGACGGCAAGATCATGCTGACGTACCGGCCCCGCTGA
- a CDS encoding pyridoxamine 5'-phosphate oxidase family protein → MDLIAAGTPLAAVIDAYRTCELATLTKDGAPVAWPTSGLRRDDGTILLTTSIGYPQKAFNVRRDGRVALLFSDPTASGLDAPEQILVRGVAKCPEEIHTEPDGDLGRLWALLMERQPASQKYLNWPTTKMTDFYYMRLLIDVAPVEVVTRPLPATENAGLAGSELLGAEVLAQYRSVVLIAVDAEGAPLLVRTTVTAEADGYRVEVPAGVPVAAGPAGLLVHRHDDKLWSLHNANVRGSLTRDDAGWLLRPSRLVEPGARHRASLLDPIRIGRECQATTRRYLDRRNLARPAVPWDAYRAIRASLPKP, encoded by the coding sequence GTGGACCTCATCGCCGCCGGAACGCCCCTCGCTGCCGTGATCGACGCCTACCGCACCTGCGAGCTGGCGACCCTGACCAAGGACGGCGCCCCGGTGGCCTGGCCCACCTCGGGGCTGCGCCGCGACGACGGGACGATCCTGCTGACCACCTCGATCGGTTACCCGCAGAAGGCGTTCAACGTGCGCCGGGACGGCCGGGTGGCGCTGCTCTTCTCGGATCCGACGGCGAGCGGTCTGGACGCGCCGGAGCAGATCCTGGTGCGCGGCGTCGCGAAGTGCCCCGAGGAGATCCATACCGAGCCGGACGGCGATCTGGGGCGGCTCTGGGCGCTGCTGATGGAGCGGCAGCCGGCCAGCCAGAAGTACCTCAACTGGCCGACCACCAAGATGACCGATTTCTATTACATGCGGCTGCTGATCGACGTGGCCCCGGTCGAGGTCGTCACCCGGCCGCTGCCGGCCACCGAGAACGCCGGGCTGGCCGGGAGCGAGCTGCTCGGCGCCGAGGTGCTCGCCCAGTACCGCTCGGTGGTGCTGATCGCGGTGGACGCCGAGGGCGCGCCGCTGCTGGTGCGGACCACGGTGACCGCCGAGGCCGACGGGTACCGGGTCGAGGTGCCGGCCGGCGTCCCGGTCGCGGCCGGACCGGCCGGGCTGCTCGTGCACCGGCACGACGACAAACTGTGGAGTCTGCACAACGCCAACGTGCGCGGCTCGCTGACCAGGGACGACGCGGGCTGGCTGCTGCGGCCGTCGCGGTTGGTCGAGCCGGGGGCGCGGCACCGGGCGAGCCTGCTGGACCCGATCCGAATCGGTCGCGAGTGCCAGGCGACGACCCGGCGTTACCTGGATCGCCGTAACCTGGCCCGCCCCGCCGTTCCGTGGGACGCCTATCGCGCCATCCGGGCGAGCCTGCCAAAACCCTGA